From the genome of Campylobacter concisus, one region includes:
- a CDS encoding SPOR domain-containing protein encodes MENDELKDILLERDDDARGLKLKKLLIFIAALIILFLIIVVAMKLVNSSDPSQAQNEADSRLVLPPVPAEQPVDRQAPIADTNSDNKKGDTQLFEQVPIVPENKQQDEFEDMIKKLKDKENNKPVSKTEEPKEIVKPIEKPAEIPAKKAETKVDTPVKKVEKVAATDKKSEAKSAKTENKVDKKIEKKVETKIEKTDKKAEVAKTEPATKGSYVQVFVTSKFNPNAEYMKKIAAKGYSYKTIKVGELTKILVGPFDEKTLQKAVGDIRKDINKDAFIFKAK; translated from the coding sequence GTGGAAAACGATGAGTTAAAAGATATTCTTTTAGAAAGAGATGATGACGCAAGAGGATTGAAGCTAAAAAAACTTCTGATATTTATAGCAGCTCTTATTATACTTTTTTTGATCATTGTAGTGGCTATGAAGCTAGTAAATTCAAGTGATCCTTCACAAGCTCAAAATGAAGCTGATTCAAGACTAGTGCTTCCTCCAGTACCAGCTGAGCAGCCAGTAGATAGACAAGCTCCGATAGCTGATACAAATTCAGACAATAAAAAAGGCGATACACAGCTCTTTGAGCAAGTACCGATCGTGCCTGAAAATAAGCAACAAGATGAATTTGAAGATATGATCAAAAAGCTAAAAGATAAAGAAAACAATAAGCCTGTTTCTAAAACTGAAGAGCCAAAAGAGATAGTTAAGCCTATCGAAAAGCCTGCTGAAATACCAGCAAAAAAAGCTGAGACAAAGGTAGATACTCCAGTTAAAAAAGTCGAAAAAGTCGCAGCTACTGATAAAAAGAGCGAGGCAAAATCAGCTAAGACTGAAAATAAAGTAGATAAAAAGATTGAAAAGAAGGTTGAAACCAAAATAGAAAAAACGGATAAAAAAGCTGAAGTAGCTAAAACTGAACCTGCTACAAAAGGCTCTTATGTTCAAGTATTTGTGACTAGTAAATTTAATCCAAATGCTGAATATATGAAGAAGATCGCTGCTAAGGGATATAGCTACAAGACTATAAAAGTTGGTGAACTGACTAAAATTTTAGTTGGTCCATTTGATGAAAAAACGCTTCAAAAAGCAGTAGGTGATATTAGAAAAGATATCAATAAAGACGCTTTTATCTTTAAAGCAAAATGA
- a CDS encoding DUF1882 domain-containing protein has product MQSIDTALIKIITTHYYIKRDTIVNKIEYRGKIFFDKFEKINEPLTYNIMKEHEEGKSVIAHSLINAYDKVENIVFDYNGRTPDRFWHKAQLLLREEGFINFTAYESKTPGHLHLYVHKGHTTLNEACQLANMLNAKLSQKLPKEWRMFPNIDMPKEFNILTLPYKLYQKERGASWSKYM; this is encoded by the coding sequence ATGCAAAGTATTGATACGGCACTTATAAAGATTATTACAACTCACTACTATATCAAGCGTGATACGATCGTTAATAAAATAGAATATAGAGGCAAAATTTTCTTTGATAAATTTGAAAAGATCAACGAGCCACTGACCTATAATATTATGAAAGAGCATGAAGAGGGTAAGTCCGTTATTGCGCACTCTTTAATAAATGCATACGATAAAGTTGAAAATATAGTCTTTGACTATAACGGCAGAACCCCTGATAGATTTTGGCATAAAGCACAGCTTCTTTTAAGAGAAGAGGGCTTTATAAATTTTACAGCCTACGAGAGTAAGACGCCAGGACATCTGCATCTTTATGTGCATAAAGGCCACACTACGCTAAATGAGGCTTGCCAGCTAGCAAATATGCTCAACGCAAAGCTTTCACAGAAGCTGCCTAAAGAGTGGAGAATGTTTCCAAATATCGATATGCCAAAAGAATTTAACATACTAACTTTACCTTATAAGCTCTATCAAAAAGAGCGCGGGGCAAGTTGGTCAAAATATATGTAA
- a CDS encoding serine hydroxymethyltransferase — MSLQSYDKDIYDLVNLELKRQCDHLEMIASENFTYPEVMEVMGSILTNKYAEGYPGKRYYGGCEFVDEIEQIAIDRCKELFGCEFANVQPNSGSQANQGVYGALLNPGDKILGMDLSHGGHLTHGAKVSSSGKMYESFFYGVELDGRINYDRVMDIAKIVKPKMIVCGASAYTREIEFKKFREIADAVGAILFADVAHIAGLVVAGEHQSPFPYCDVVSSTTHKTLRGPRGGIIMTNNEEYAKKINASIFPGIQGGPLVHVIAAKAVGFKHNLSPEWKIYAKQVKANAKKLGEVLIKRGFDLVSGGTDNHLILMSFLNRDFSGKDADIALGNAGITVNKNTVPGETRSPFITSGIRVGSPALTARGMKEAEFELIANKIADVLSDINNTSLQEKTKAELVELAHKFIIYDKATF, encoded by the coding sequence ATGAGTTTGCAAAGCTATGATAAAGACATTTACGATCTAGTAAATTTAGAGTTAAAACGCCAATGTGATCACCTTGAGATGATCGCTAGTGAAAATTTTACATATCCAGAAGTTATGGAAGTAATGGGCTCAATCCTAACAAACAAATACGCTGAAGGCTATCCTGGCAAGAGATATTATGGTGGCTGCGAATTTGTCGATGAGATCGAGCAAATAGCAATCGATAGATGTAAAGAGCTTTTTGGATGTGAATTTGCAAACGTTCAACCAAACTCTGGCTCTCAGGCAAATCAAGGCGTTTACGGCGCCTTACTTAATCCAGGTGATAAAATTTTAGGCATGGATCTAAGCCATGGTGGACACTTAACACACGGCGCAAAGGTAAGCAGCTCTGGCAAGATGTATGAGAGCTTTTTCTATGGCGTCGAGCTTGATGGCCGCATAAACTACGATAGAGTCATGGATATCGCAAAGATAGTAAAACCAAAAATGATCGTTTGTGGCGCAAGTGCATATACAAGAGAGATCGAGTTTAAAAAATTCCGTGAGATAGCTGACGCTGTTGGTGCGATACTCTTTGCAGACGTTGCCCACATCGCTGGTCTTGTTGTTGCTGGTGAGCATCAAAGTCCTTTCCCATACTGCGATGTCGTAAGCTCAACTACGCATAAAACATTAAGAGGCCCAAGAGGCGGTATCATTATGACAAACAACGAAGAGTATGCTAAGAAGATAAATGCCTCTATTTTTCCAGGCATTCAGGGCGGACCACTAGTTCATGTCATCGCAGCAAAGGCAGTTGGCTTTAAGCACAACCTTAGCCCTGAGTGGAAAATTTATGCTAAACAAGTAAAAGCAAATGCTAAAAAATTAGGTGAAGTGCTAATAAAAAGAGGCTTTGACCTAGTGAGTGGTGGCACTGATAACCACCTAATTTTGATGAGCTTTTTAAATAGGGATTTTAGCGGTAAGGACGCTGATATCGCTCTTGGAAATGCAGGCATAACAGTAAATAAAAATACGGTTCCAGGCGAGACAAGAAGCCCATTTATCACAAGTGGTATACGTGTTGGTAGTCCTGCGCTTACAGCTCGTGGTATGAAAGAGGCTGAGTTTGAACTAATAGCAAACAAAATAGCTGATGTGCTAAGCGATATAAACAACACATCTTTGCAAGAAAAGACAAAAGCTGAGCTAGTTGAACTTGCTCATAAATTTATAATCTATGATAAAGCGACATTTTGA
- the lysS gene encoding lysine--tRNA ligase: MFDNQHEIQRLQSIDELRNLGINPYPHFLRRDMNISKFRLKFNYINDTEEKKAEGQLVGLAGRIKLIRDAGKAVFANIEDEDGNLQIYFSNKTLDPEWFKIVKKYVEIGDIVYVRGYAFITRTGEFSMHVSELSLASKSISPLPEKYHGLVDVETRYRQRYLDMIMNPEVRADFKRRSVIISTIRRFFEEKGFLEVETPMLHPIAGGANAKPFITFHNALGVERYLRIAPELYLKRLIVGGFEAVYEMNRNFRNEGMDLTHNPEFTSIEFYWAYHNYHDLMGITEDLFNVILDKLDMEKVVNFDGMEIDFSKPFKRISYKKALVEIGGLDENVINDKDKILAKLRADGLEANEKLDLGHLQAELFDNYVESKLIHPTFVIDYPISISPLSRRSDANPDVAERFELFIAGRELANGFNELNDPIDQYNRFKAQIDAKNAGDDEAHEMDEDYVKALGYGMPPVAGEGIGIDRLVMLLTDKKSIRDVVLFPAMRPLKNEIKENEK, from the coding sequence ATATTTGACAACCAACATGAGATTCAACGACTACAAAGCATAGACGAGCTAAGAAATTTAGGAATTAATCCATATCCGCATTTTCTTAGAAGAGATATGAATATCTCTAAATTTAGACTAAAATTTAACTACATTAATGATACAGAAGAGAAAAAGGCCGAAGGTCAGCTAGTGGGTCTTGCAGGTAGAATAAAACTCATTCGTGATGCTGGAAAAGCGGTTTTTGCAAATATCGAAGATGAAGATGGAAATTTACAAATTTACTTTAGTAATAAAACGCTTGATCCAGAGTGGTTTAAAATCGTTAAAAAATACGTAGAGATAGGCGATATCGTCTATGTTAGAGGTTATGCATTTATAACAAGAACTGGCGAATTTTCTATGCATGTAAGCGAGCTTAGCCTTGCTTCAAAGTCGATAAGCCCACTTCCTGAGAAGTATCATGGTCTAGTTGATGTTGAGACAAGATATCGCCAAAGATATCTTGACATGATAATGAACCCTGAAGTTAGAGCTGATTTTAAAAGACGCTCAGTGATTATTAGTACGATTAGAAGATTTTTTGAAGAAAAAGGCTTTTTAGAAGTTGAAACACCAATGCTACATCCAATAGCAGGTGGTGCAAACGCAAAGCCATTTATCACTTTTCACAATGCCCTTGGAGTCGAGAGATACCTAAGGATTGCACCTGAATTATACCTCAAACGCCTTATAGTAGGTGGCTTTGAGGCTGTTTATGAGATGAATAGAAATTTTAGAAATGAAGGAATGGATCTTACTCATAATCCTGAGTTTACAAGTATAGAGTTTTACTGGGCATACCATAACTATCACGATTTAATGGGCATTACAGAGGATCTTTTTAATGTCATTTTAGACAAGCTAGATATGGAAAAAGTTGTAAATTTTGATGGCATGGAAATTGATTTTAGTAAGCCATTTAAGCGAATAAGCTACAAAAAAGCTCTCGTTGAGATCGGTGGACTAGATGAGAATGTCATAAATGACAAAGATAAAATTTTAGCAAAACTAAGAGCTGATGGCCTTGAAGCAAATGAGAAGCTTGATCTTGGCCACTTGCAGGCTGAGCTATTTGATAACTATGTAGAGAGCAAGCTTATACACCCAACATTTGTTATTGATTATCCGATTTCGATCAGTCCACTTTCAAGAAGAAGTGACGCAAACCCTGATGTGGCTGAGAGATTTGAGTTATTTATCGCTGGTCGCGAGCTAGCAAATGGCTTTAATGAGCTAAACGATCCAATCGATCAATATAATCGCTTCAAAGCGCAAATCGATGCTAAAAACGCAGGCGATGATGAGGCACATGAGATGGATGAGGACTATGTAAAAGCCCTAGGATACGGCATGCCACCAGTTGCAGGTGAGGGCATAGGCATCGATAGGCTTGTTATGCTTTTAACGGATAAAAAATCAATACGTGACGTTGTGCTCTTCCCAGCGATGAGACCACTTAAAAATGAGATAAAGGAGAATGAAAAATGA
- a CDS encoding Fur family transcriptional regulator — protein MIENLEYDALLEKFKRVLRDNGLKYTKQREILLKTLYNNGEHFTPERLYLFIKETHPELNIGIATVYRTLNLLEESEMVTSISFGSQGKKFELATKPHHDHMICRKCGLIIEFEDPMIEKRQISIAKDHGFKLTGHMMQLYGICEKCSKNNIKGK, from the coding sequence ATGATAGAAAATTTAGAATATGATGCGTTGCTTGAGAAATTCAAAAGAGTGCTTCGCGACAATGGTTTAAAATACACGAAACAGCGTGAAATTTTACTAAAAACGCTATATAACAATGGCGAACACTTTACTCCAGAAAGACTTTATCTTTTTATAAAAGAGACACACCCTGAGCTAAATATTGGTATCGCAACTGTTTATAGAACGCTAAATTTACTAGAAGAATCAGAGATGGTGACATCAATCAGCTTTGGTTCACAAGGTAAAAAATTTGAGCTTGCCACAAAGCCACATCACGACCATATGATATGCAGAAAGTGCGGCCTTATCATAGAATTTGAAGATCCAATGATAGAAAAAAGACAAATCAGTATCGCAAAAGATCATGGCTTTAAACTAACTGGCCATATGATGCAGCTTTATGGAATTTGTGAAAAATGCTCAAAAAATAATATAAAGGGAAAGTAA
- a CDS encoding CvpA family protein: MDLVTWFDIIIIALVLMLGIKGILNGLIKEAFGLIGLIGGLIIASRFSDLSGEFITKNIYKFENPSFLQFVAFISLWLVFWLVCLLVGKFLSKIVSVSGLGFLDRLGGFVMGSGKIFLTFSAVVAVISGTSLNNIIAPYFANSKVYPVLIETGKWITNLDVKNIKSELDEIVARPMDTNKTDAFISMDANASVNTDSNITKGE, from the coding sequence ATGGATTTAGTAACGTGGTTTGATATCATTATTATTGCTCTTGTCTTGATGCTTGGCATAAAAGGCATATTAAATGGACTTATAAAAGAAGCATTCGGACTTATCGGACTTATCGGCGGCTTAATTATAGCTAGTAGATTTTCAGATCTATCTGGTGAGTTTATAACTAAAAATATATATAAATTTGAAAATCCTTCATTTTTACAGTTTGTCGCATTTATCTCTCTTTGGCTAGTTTTTTGGCTAGTTTGCTTGCTAGTTGGTAAATTTTTATCAAAAATAGTTTCAGTAAGCGGACTTGGTTTTTTGGATAGACTTGGTGGATTTGTTATGGGAAGTGGAAAAATTTTCTTAACATTTTCGGCAGTAGTTGCTGTAATATCTGGCACTTCGCTAAATAATATAATTGCTCCTTATTTTGCGAACAGTAAAGTTTATCCGGTTTTGATAGAAACTGGCAAATGGATAACAAATCTTGATGTAAAAAATATCAAAAGTGAGTTAGATGAGATAGTGGCAAGACCAATGGATACAAATAAAACTGACGCATTTATCTCAATGGATGCAAATGCTAGTGTAAATACCGACTCTAATATCACAAAAGGGGAATAA
- a CDS encoding type IV pilus twitching motility protein PilT: MDLIEQLQAKNLSVKIPEDNSLNNLAGDIKTLLKTVVSDKASDLHLVSRSEPQIRVDGALKPIDFGVLSGKDIENLCFALITDEQKSELENNKELDFAIELPDIGRFRGNYYYTMNGDLAAAFRIIPINIPSLDELNAPQIFKHIIKREKGLILVTGPTGSGKSTTLAAMLNEINLNYRKHIITIEDPVEFVHNNKKALFSHRNIGTDATSYSRALKSAVREDPDIILVGEMRDRETISTAITAAETGHLVFGTLHTNSAIQTINRIVDSFDGSEQLQVRNMLSVSLTAVVSQSLIPKIGGGRCAVHEILINNMAISNLIRENKIHQIYSQMQLNQQQTGMSTQTQALMKVLKEGKVTKENALAYSTSQQELQNLIGTI; this comes from the coding sequence ATGGATCTAATCGAACAGCTTCAGGCAAAGAATTTAAGTGTAAAAATACCAGAAGATAATAGCCTTAATAATCTTGCTGGCGATATAAAAACACTTTTAAAAACTGTTGTGAGTGATAAGGCAAGCGATCTTCATCTTGTTTCAAGATCCGAGCCACAAATAAGAGTAGATGGTGCTTTAAAACCTATTGATTTTGGCGTATTAAGTGGCAAGGATATAGAGAATTTATGTTTTGCTTTGATTACTGATGAACAAAAAAGTGAACTTGAGAATAATAAAGAGCTTGACTTTGCGATTGAGCTTCCAGATATTGGCCGCTTTCGTGGCAACTATTACTATACCATGAATGGCGATTTAGCTGCCGCTTTTCGTATAATCCCAATCAATATCCCATCTCTTGATGAGTTAAATGCCCCACAAATTTTTAAGCATATTATTAAGCGTGAAAAAGGTCTTATTTTGGTTACTGGACCGACAGGAAGTGGTAAATCAACAACTCTCGCAGCTATGCTTAATGAGATAAATTTAAATTATAGAAAGCATATTATTACAATTGAGGATCCAGTCGAGTTTGTGCATAACAATAAAAAAGCTCTATTTTCTCATAGAAATATCGGCACTGACGCAACTTCTTATTCAAGGGCTCTAAAATCTGCGGTTCGTGAAGATCCAGATATCATACTTGTGGGCGAGATGAGAGATAGAGAAACGATTTCAACGGCTATTACGGCGGCTGAGACCGGACACTTAGTCTTTGGTACGCTTCACACAAATTCAGCCATTCAAACTATAAATAGGATCGTTGATAGTTTCGATGGAAGTGAGCAATTACAAGTAAGAAATATGCTTAGTGTTTCGCTAACTGCTGTCGTTTCACAAAGCCTGATCCCAAAGATAGGCGGTGGAAGGTGTGCGGTGCATGAAATTTTAATAAACAATATGGCTATCTCAAACTTGATACGTGAAAACAAAATACATCAAATTTACTCTCAGATGCAGCTAAACCAGCAACAAACTGGTATGAGTACGCAAACTCAGGCTTTGATGAAAGTACTAAAAGAGGGTAAGGTTACAAAAGAAAATGCGCTAGCTTATTCAACTAGCCAGCAAGAACTTCAAAATTTAATAGGAACTATATAA
- the gatC gene encoding Asp-tRNA(Asn)/Glu-tRNA(Gln) amidotransferase subunit GatC has protein sequence MQIDDTLLNKLEKLSALQISDEKREEVKKQLSEIVSFVDILNELDLSSDEAVVSSIKGGTPLREDEPRPNDVIDTILKYAPSREGHFFAVPKIIE, from the coding sequence ATGCAAATAGATGATACTCTTTTGAATAAATTAGAAAAACTCTCTGCCTTACAAATCAGTGATGAAAAAAGAGAAGAAGTAAAAAAACAACTAAGCGAGATTGTATCTTTTGTTGATATTTTAAATGAACTTGATCTAAGCAGCGATGAAGCTGTAGTTAGCTCTATAAAAGGTGGCACACCTTTAAGAGAAGATGAGCCAAGGCCGAATGATGTGATTGATACGATCTTAAAGTACGCTCCTTCACGTGAAGGGCATTTTTTTGCTGTACCAAAAATAATAGAATAA